The proteins below come from a single Danio aesculapii chromosome 25, fDanAes4.1, whole genome shotgun sequence genomic window:
- the ndrg4 gene encoding protein NDRG4 isoform X5, whose product MPECWDGEHDIETPYGMLHVVIRGAPKGNKPAILTYHDVGLNHKLCFNSFFQNEDMLEITKHFVVCHVDAPGQHIGAPQMPQGYQYPTMDQLAGMLPSVVQHFGFKSIVGIGVGAGAYILAKFALIFPDLVEGLVLLNIDPNGKGWIDWAATKLSGLTSTLPDTVLAHLFSQEELMSNTEVVQNYRQQINNNINQFNLQLFWNMYNSRRDLEMNRSGSVINAKTLRCPVMLVVGDNAPAEEGVVECNSKLDPTNTTFLKMADSGGMPQITQPGKLTEAFKYFLQGMGYIAYMKDRRMSGGPVPSASMTRLARSRTASLTSAGSVDGSRNRACTHSDSSEGVGQVSHTMEVSC is encoded by the exons ATGCCGGAGTGCTGGGATGGG GAACATGACATTGAAACCCCTTATGGGATGCTGCACGTGGTTATCCGTGGCGCTCCCAAGGGCAACAAGCCAGCTATTCTGACCTACCATGATGTTGGGCTGAACC ACAAGCTGTGCTTCAACAGCTTTTTCCAGAATGAAGACATGCTGGAGATCACTAAGCACTTTGTGGTGTGCCATGTAGATGCCCCAGGCCAGCACATCGGAGCGCCCCAGATGCCACAAGG ATATCAGTATCCCACCATGGATCAGCTAGCTGGGATGCTTCCTAGTGTGGTGCAACACTTTGG cttcaaGAGCATTGTGGGAATTGGAGTTGGGGCTGGAGCctacatcctggccaaatttgcg CTGATTTTCCCTGATCTTGTGGAGGGTCTGGTTCTGCTCAACATTGATCCCAATGGAAAAGGATGGATCGACTGGGCTGCCACTAAATTGTCAGGACTCACCAGTACTTTACCAGACACTGTTCTGGCCCATCTTTTCAGCCAG GAGGAGCTTATGAGCAACACAGAAGTTGTGCAGAACTACCGCCAGCAgatcaacaacaacatcaaccaGTTCAACCTGCAGCTCTTCTGGAACATGTACAACAG TCGCAGGGATTTGGAAATGAACCGCAGTGGCTCTGTGATAAATGCTAAGACTCTGAG ATGCCCAGTCATGCTGGTGGTTGGGGACAATGCTCCGGCTGAGGAGGGGGTG GTTGAGTGCAACTCCAAGCTGGATCCAACCAACACCACATTCCTGAAG ATGGCTGATTCAGGTGGAATGCCTCAGATCACACAG CCTGGCAAACTCACAGAGGCGTTCAAGTACTTCCTGCAGGGAATGGGTTACA TTGCTTATATGAAGGATCGGAGAATGAGTGGGGGGCCAG TGCCCTCGGCCAGTATGACCCGTCTCGCTCGCTCCCGAACGGCCTCTCTGACCAGCGCCGGCTCTGTGGACGGATCTCGCAACCGCGCGTGTACACACTCGGACAGCAGCGAGGGCGTCGGGCAGGTCAGCCACACCATGGAAGTGTCCTGCTGA
- the ndrg4 gene encoding protein NDRG4 isoform X6 gives MPECWDGEHDIETPYGMLHVVIRGAPKGNKPAILTYHDVGLNHKLCFNSFFQNEDMLEITKHFVVCHVDAPGQHIGAPQMPQGYQYPTMDQLAGMLPSVVQHFGFKSIVGIGVGAGAYILAKFALIFPDLVEGLVLLNIDPNGKGWIDWAATKLSGLTSTLPDTVLAHLFSQEELMSNTEVVQNYRQQINNNINQFNLQLFWNMYNSRRDLEMNRSGSVINAKTLRCPVMLVVGDNAPAEEGVVECNSKLDPTNTTFLKMADSGGMPQITQPGKLTEAFKYFLQGMGYMPSASMTRLARSRTASLTSAGSVDGSRNRACTHSDSSEGVGQVSHTMEVSC, from the exons ATGCCGGAGTGCTGGGATGGG GAACATGACATTGAAACCCCTTATGGGATGCTGCACGTGGTTATCCGTGGCGCTCCCAAGGGCAACAAGCCAGCTATTCTGACCTACCATGATGTTGGGCTGAACC ACAAGCTGTGCTTCAACAGCTTTTTCCAGAATGAAGACATGCTGGAGATCACTAAGCACTTTGTGGTGTGCCATGTAGATGCCCCAGGCCAGCACATCGGAGCGCCCCAGATGCCACAAGG ATATCAGTATCCCACCATGGATCAGCTAGCTGGGATGCTTCCTAGTGTGGTGCAACACTTTGG cttcaaGAGCATTGTGGGAATTGGAGTTGGGGCTGGAGCctacatcctggccaaatttgcg CTGATTTTCCCTGATCTTGTGGAGGGTCTGGTTCTGCTCAACATTGATCCCAATGGAAAAGGATGGATCGACTGGGCTGCCACTAAATTGTCAGGACTCACCAGTACTTTACCAGACACTGTTCTGGCCCATCTTTTCAGCCAG GAGGAGCTTATGAGCAACACAGAAGTTGTGCAGAACTACCGCCAGCAgatcaacaacaacatcaaccaGTTCAACCTGCAGCTCTTCTGGAACATGTACAACAG TCGCAGGGATTTGGAAATGAACCGCAGTGGCTCTGTGATAAATGCTAAGACTCTGAG ATGCCCAGTCATGCTGGTGGTTGGGGACAATGCTCCGGCTGAGGAGGGGGTG GTTGAGTGCAACTCCAAGCTGGATCCAACCAACACCACATTCCTGAAG ATGGCTGATTCAGGTGGAATGCCTCAGATCACACAG CCTGGCAAACTCACAGAGGCGTTCAAGTACTTCCTGCAGGGAATGGGTTACA TGCCCTCGGCCAGTATGACCCGTCTCGCTCGCTCCCGAACGGCCTCTCTGACCAGCGCCGGCTCTGTGGACGGATCTCGCAACCGCGCGTGTACACACTCGGACAGCAGCGAGGGCGTCGGGCAGGTCAGCCACACCATGGAAGTGTCCTGCTGA